Genomic segment of Vallitalea longa:
CTAGCTCCAAAGACTGATGTAGCAATAGAACTTGGTGGTGAAGATGCTAAAATAATATACTTTACTAATGGAGTTGAACAGAGAATGAATGGAACTTGTGCAGGAGGTACAGGTGCATTTATCGATCAAATGGCTTCGTTATTGAAAACAGATCCACAAGGACTAAATGAACTTGCAAAAGATTATGAAAACATATATCCTATTGCAGCAAGATGTGGTGTGTTCGCTAAAAGCGATATCCAACCATTGCTCAATGAAGGAGCTAGAAAAGAAGACCTTGCTGTATCGATATTTCAAAGTATAGTAACTCAAACGATAAGTAATTTAGCATGTGGAAGACCTATTAAAGGTAATGTAGCTTTTTTAGGAGGTCCACTTTATTTTTTGTCAGAACTTAGAAAAAGATTTATCGAAACTCTTAACCTAAATGAAGAACAGATAATATTTCCAGATAATTCACATTATTTTATCGCAATAGGTGCTGCGATAGGTTCGATAGATAATGATTCTATGACAATGGAAGAATTATACCATAGATTAGGTGAACTAGATAAAACTAGTGAATATCAGGTAAAAAGAATGAGACCTTTATTTCATGATGAAAATGAATATGAAGAATTCAAAAAAAGACATCAAAATGAAAGTATACCCACAAAAGATATTTCTGAATATTTTGGAAAGTGTTATCTAGGGATTGATGCTGGTTCAACAACTACTAAAGTGATTCTTATGGGTGAGAATGAAGAAATATTATATAGTTATTATAGCAGTAATGAAGGATTACCATTGCAAAAAGTTATAGAAGTATTAAAAGACATTTATTCTAAATTACCTAATGAAGCTATAATAGTTAAATCAGCTGTAACAGGTTATGGGGAAGGATTAATAAAAAGTGCACTTAAAATAGATATCGGAGAAATAGAAACCGTTGCACATTATAAAGCAGCAGAGAAGTTTTTGAAGGGAGTCGAATTCATACTAGATATCGGTGGTCAAGATATGAAGTGCATGAAGGTGAAAAATGGTGTAATAGAGAGTATTATGCTTAATGAAGCATGTAGTTCGGGTTGTGGTTCTTTCATAGAGACATTTGCAAAATCTCTTAAGCTATCTGTAGAAGATTTCAGTAGCAAGGCACTTTTTGCTAAAGAACCTGTTGACCTTGGTTCTAGGTGTACGGTATTCATGAATTCAAGAGTGAAACAAGCCCAAAAAGAAGGAGCGACTATAGGGGATATTTCCGCAGGTCTATCATATTCGTTAATCAATAATGCTCTTCAGAAAGTTATTAAAATTAAGAATCCAGAAGATATGGGAGAAAAAATAATAGTTCAGGGTGGAACTTTCTATAATGATGCAGTATTGAGAAGTTTTGAATTGATATCACAGAGACAGGTTGTAAGACCAGAGATAGCAGGTATGATGGGAGCATATGGATGTGCTTTGATAGCAAAAGAACGATACAATGAAAATGAAGTATCTAGTATTCTTACTGAGGATAGACTTAATAGTTTTAGAAGAGAAATACATCACAAGAGGTGTGGACTTTGTGTAAACAACTGTCTATTAACAATAAATAAATTTCAAGATGGTAGCAGTTTCGTTAGTGGCAATCGTTGTGAAAGAGGTAGTGGTAAATCACATGTCAAAAATAATCTTCCTAATCTGTATCAGTATAAACTGAAGAGATTGTTTAGTTATAAACCCTTAAGTAAGGATAAAGCAAGAGCAGTAATTGGAATACCTAGAGTTATGAACATATATCAGAATTATCCTCTTTGGTTCACATTCTTGACTGAACTTGGATTTAGAGTAATTCTATCTCCAACAAGCAATAAGAAGATATATGAAAAAGGAATGGAAACAATACCATCTGAATCGGCATGTTATCCAGCTAAAATAGTTCATGGTCATATAATGAGTCTTATTGAAAAACAAGTAGATATGATATTCTATCCATGTATATTTTATGAAAAAAAAGAATTCGCTTCCAGTGATAATAACTTGAATTGTGCTATAGTAATATCTTATCCGGAAGTAATAAAAAACAATATGCGAATCATTAAAGAAAAGGATGTTGATTATCTGGATCCTTTTTTAACTTTGGATAATAAAAATGCATTAGGTAAGGTTCTATACGAGACTTTCAGTAAATATGGAATCAATAAGAATCAAGTGGATAGAGCATTGGAGATTGCTTGGAATGAAAATGAAACATTTAAAGAAGATATTAGAAAAAAAGGTGAAGAAACTCTAGAGTACTTACAAGAAAACGGGAAAAAAGGGATTGTGCTATGTGGAAGACCATACCATATAGATCAAGAAATCAATCATGGTATTCCTGAGCTGATTAACAATTTAGGTATGGCAGTTCTTACAGAAGATTCTATAGCCCATTTGGGTAAGATCAATAATCCATTAAGAGTAGTGGACCAATGGACATATCATTCTAGAACTTATAGAGCTGCGAGTTTTGTTGCAACAACGGATTACTTAGAACTAGTTCAACTTAATTCATTTGGATGTGGTCTAGATGCCATAGCAACAGATATGGTAGCAGAAATATTAGGAAACAACAATAAACTATATACATTAATAAAAATCGATGAAGTAAATAACTTAGGTGCTGCAAGAATAAGACTTAGGTCATTAAAAGCAGCTATGGATGAAAGAGAAAAAAATCAAATCAAACCAATGCATGTAAAAGAATTTTATGAAAGAAAAATATTTACATCAAAGATGAGAAAGACTCATACTATCTTAGCGCCTCAGCTTTCACCAATACACTTTGAATTATTGGAGAGAGCCATCAACAGTTGCGGCTATAATTTCAAAATACTCCCACATGTCAATGAAAAAGTTTTGAAAGAAGGATTGAAATATGTTAACAATGATACATGTTATCCATCTATAATAATTGTAGGACAGATATTATGTGCATTAAAATATGGAGATTATGATAAAGATAATATTTCTGTAATCATATCTCAAACGGGTGGAGTATGTAGAGCTACCAACTATATATCTATCATCAAGAAAGCATTACAAGATGCTGGATTTGGTAACATACCTGTTTTATCAATAAATGCAGTGGGACTAGAAAAAAATCCTGGATTTAAATTAAGTCTTAATATGATTAACAGAATGCTGATGGCCATATTATATGGAGATCTTTTCATGCAATTGATATATAGAACAAGACCTTACGAAAAAATAATAGGTTCAACAACTAAACTTCATAACAAATGGAAAAAGGTTTGTATTGAGAATATTATCAATGATAATAAGATTAAACCTAATATAATAAAAGGAATAGTTAACGATTTTGATAAAATTCCTCTATATAACATAAAAAAACCAAGAATCGGATTGACAGGAGAGATTTTCGTTAAATTCAACCCGTTTTCTAATAACCATATTGTTAATATGATAGAAAATGAAGGTGGAGAGGCAGTTGTACCGGACTTAATAGATTTCTTCTTATATAGTGTATATAATTCAAAATTCAAAAGCAGGTATTTGGGTAAAAGTAAAGTTACTGCCATAGGAAGTGGAATAGCTATTAAATATGTAGAAGCTTTCAGAAAATATCAAAGGGAAGCTCTAGAAAATAGCAATAGATTCTTTAATTCCAGGACTATAGGGCAATTAGCTAAGGGAGCGGAAAACATCCTTTCATTAGGTAATCATGCTGGAGAGGGTTGGTTTCTTACAGCTGAGATGGTTGAGCTTCTTGAAAACGGGGTAAATAATATTATATGTATGCAGCCATTTGCATGTCTGCCTAATCATGTAACAGGAAAGGGAATGTTAAGAGCAGTAAAAGAAAAATATCCACAAGCTAATTTATTAACAGTTGATTATGATCCAGGAGCTAGTGAAGTTAATCAATTGAATAGAATAAAGCTAATGTTGGCTGTGGCATTCAAAGAGTTAAAGAAGGATAGTGAGAATCTAGCTAAAATTAAAAAGATATAAATTTGCTATAGTTATTGACATATAGCATAAAAATAAGTTATTATTAATTAGTAAGCTTATCGGTTAGTTACGTTAATACATTTTGCGGGAGGAAACGTAATTGAATAATGATAAAGAAATTATTATAGATGATGGATTAAAAAGAAATCAGGGTGAACTGGATTCATATGAAGCTCTAAAAATAATCAAATCAGATGTAACAAAGTTAGATAGTGATTTCCAATGGTTTAATGTAGCTAAGTTTGGTATGTTTATCCATTGGGGATTATATTCAGTTGCTGGTGGAAAGTACAATAATAAAGAAA
This window contains:
- a CDS encoding 2-hydroxyacyl-CoA dehydratase, whose product is MDKLHVGFDVGSTTIKIVVVDKNYKIVFSKYRRHYSDIKESVKELVQEIYEKYSDSIITINVSGSAGLAISDILHVPFVQEVISCSTAVEQLAPKTDVAIELGGEDAKIIYFTNGVEQRMNGTCAGGTGAFIDQMASLLKTDPQGLNELAKDYENIYPIAARCGVFAKSDIQPLLNEGARKEDLAVSIFQSIVTQTISNLACGRPIKGNVAFLGGPLYFLSELRKRFIETLNLNEEQIIFPDNSHYFIAIGAAIGSIDNDSMTMEELYHRLGELDKTSEYQVKRMRPLFHDENEYEEFKKRHQNESIPTKDISEYFGKCYLGIDAGSTTTKVILMGENEEILYSYYSSNEGLPLQKVIEVLKDIYSKLPNEAIIVKSAVTGYGEGLIKSALKIDIGEIETVAHYKAAEKFLKGVEFILDIGGQDMKCMKVKNGVIESIMLNEACSSGCGSFIETFAKSLKLSVEDFSSKALFAKEPVDLGSRCTVFMNSRVKQAQKEGATIGDISAGLSYSLINNALQKVIKIKNPEDMGEKIIVQGGTFYNDAVLRSFELISQRQVVRPEIAGMMGAYGCALIAKERYNENEVSSILTEDRLNSFRREIHHKRCGLCVNNCLLTINKFQDGSSFVSGNRCERGSGKSHVKNNLPNLYQYKLKRLFSYKPLSKDKARAVIGIPRVMNIYQNYPLWFTFLTELGFRVILSPTSNKKIYEKGMETIPSESACYPAKIVHGHIMSLIEKQVDMIFYPCIFYEKKEFASSDNNLNCAIVISYPEVIKNNMRIIKEKDVDYLDPFLTLDNKNALGKVLYETFSKYGINKNQVDRALEIAWNENETFKEDIRKKGEETLEYLQENGKKGIVLCGRPYHIDQEINHGIPELINNLGMAVLTEDSIAHLGKINNPLRVVDQWTYHSRTYRAASFVATTDYLELVQLNSFGCGLDAIATDMVAEILGNNNKLYTLIKIDEVNNLGAARIRLRSLKAAMDEREKNQIKPMHVKEFYERKIFTSKMRKTHTILAPQLSPIHFELLERAINSCGYNFKILPHVNEKVLKEGLKYVNNDTCYPSIIIVGQILCALKYGDYDKDNISVIISQTGGVCRATNYISIIKKALQDAGFGNIPVLSINAVGLEKNPGFKLSLNMINRMLMAILYGDLFMQLIYRTRPYEKIIGSTTKLHNKWKKVCIENIINDNKIKPNIIKGIVNDFDKIPLYNIKKPRIGLTGEIFVKFNPFSNNHIVNMIENEGGEAVVPDLIDFFLYSVYNSKFKSRYLGKSKVTAIGSGIAIKYVEAFRKYQREALENSNRFFNSRTIGQLAKGAENILSLGNHAGEGWFLTAEMVELLENGVNNIICMQPFACLPNHVTGKGMLRAVKEKYPQANLLTVDYDPGASEVNQLNRIKLMLAVAFKELKKDSENLAKIKKI